Proteins from a single region of Serinus canaria isolate serCan28SL12 chromosome 28, serCan2020, whole genome shotgun sequence:
- the LOC103821986 gene encoding uncharacterized protein LOC103821986 isoform X2, whose protein sequence is MMGRGDNRRRGRDHGGRRVRGLLIAHRRRTSCCFYPRAWPSLRSTDWWEQVVLKEFGPQDWLEKFRMSKETFFYICNQLRPGLAPHSAHFHPTLPLEKRVAVALWHLATNVEYQTLSPLFGVGPSTVQSCVWEVSYAVVLLLKPLYLRLPDEKELENMARIFCMRWGFPHCIGALDSLHIPIHPPLRLTADYCNGQGWHSILTQATVDGLGQFWDVSTAFPGSMENSAVLESSSLWVLAKEGRLCPNPPKHFMGKAQKYVLLGDATYPLQDWILKPYQEDENLTQRQLQFNYRLKRAHSVIENAFLRLKARWQILLKCDDCSLELLPTLVLACCILHNVCEAHDNPFNEEWLEGTEPTELPKPCQPAPAAMEDSRAEQVRELMCQYFESCGEG, encoded by the coding sequence ctcctcatcGCTCACCGGAGGAgaaccagctgctgcttctaCCCCCGCGCCTGGCCCAGCCTCAGGAGCACGGACTGGTGGGAGCAGGTGGTCCTGAAGGAGTTTGGGCCCCAGGACTGGCTGGAGAAGTTTCGGATGTCCAAGGAGACTTTCTTTTACATCTGCAACCAGCTGCGGCCTGGTCTGGCTCCGCACAGCGCGCACTTCCACCCCACCCTGCCACTGGAGAAGAGGGTGGCCGTGGCCCTGTGGCACTTGGCCACCAACGTGGAGTACCAGACTCTGAGCCCGCTCTTTGGTGTGGGGCCCTCCACGGTGCAGAGTTGTGTCTGGGAGGTGAGCTATGCTGTGGTGTTGCTGCTGAAGCCGCTTTACCTCCGGCTGCCTGAcgagaaggagctggagaacaTGGCGCGCATCTTCTGCATGCGCTGGGGCTTCCCGCACTGCATCGGGGCGCTGGACAGCCTACACATCCCCATCCACCCGCCCCTGCGCCTCACTGCCGACTACTGCAACGGCCAGGGATGGCACTCCATCCTCACGCAGGCCACCGTGGATGGGCTGGGCCAGTTCTGGGATGTCTCCACGGCCTTTCCAGGCAGCATGGAGAACAGCGCGGTCCTGGAGAGCTCTAGCCTGTGGGTGCTGGCCAAGGAGGGCCGTCTGTGCCCCAACCCTCCCAAGCATTTCATGGGGAAGGCACAGAAGTACGTGCTGCTGGGCGATGCCACGTATCCCCTGCAAGACTGGATCCTCAAGCCCTACCAGGAGGACGAGAACCTGACCCAGCGCCAGCTGCAGTTCAACTACCGCTTGAAGCGGGCCCACAGCGTGATCGAGAACGCCTTCCTGCGCCTAAAGGCGCGCTGGCAGATCCTCCTCAAGTGTGACGATTGCAGCCTGGAATTGCTGCCCACCCTCGTCCTCGCCTGCTGCATCCTGCACAACGTCTGCGAGGCCCATGACAACCCCTTCAACGAGGAGTGGCTGGAGGGCACCGAGCCCACCGAGCTGcccaagccctgccagcccgCGCCGGCTGCCATGGAGGACAGCCGGGCTGAGCAAGTGCGTGAGCTGATGTGCCAGTACTTCGAGAGCTGCGGAGAGGGTTGA